A window from Culex pipiens pallens isolate TS chromosome 3, TS_CPP_V2, whole genome shotgun sequence encodes these proteins:
- the LOC120415268 gene encoding nuclear cap-binding protein subunit 2 translates to MTSVHTPSVALSKYRDQHFKGSRHEQERLLRNSSTLYIGNLSFYTTEEQIHELFSRCGDIRRIVMGLDKFKKTPCGFCFVEYYARIDSEYAMRYINGTRLDDRIVRVDWDAGFVEGRQYGRGKTGGQVRDEYRQDHDLGRGGYGKMVAMGQLGAPNMRES, encoded by the exons ATGACCTCCGTGCACACTCCGTCGGTTGCGCTCAGCAAgtaccgggaccaacattttaaG GGCTCCCGACACGAGCAGGAACGCCTCCTGCGGAACTCATCCACGCTGTACATCGGCAACCTGAGCTTCTACACCACGGAGGAGCAGATTCACGAGCTGTTTTCGCGCTGTGGCGACATCCGGCGCATCGTGATGGGACTGGACAAGTTCAAGAAGACCCCGTGCGGCTTTTGCTTCGTGGAGTATTACGCGCGGATAGATTCCGAGTACGCGATGCGGTACATCAACGGAACCCGGCTTGACGATCGGATCGTGCGCGTTGACTGGGACGCGGGCTTCGTCGAGGGACGGCAGTACGGGCGGGGAAAAACGGGCGGACAGGTGCGCGACGAGTACCGCCAGGATCACGATCTGGGTCGCGGAGGTTACGGAAAGATGGTCGCGATGGGACAGCTTGGGGCGCCGAACATGCGCGAAAGCTAA
- the LOC120414061 gene encoding uncharacterized protein LOC120414061: MSYRILKGVDGWRDLLIRALEYTRSFVNILDQKSLEMLGLLEQEIDEGKRTDSYVNPYRERANESSKSKEAKKKKKANIKKGPQLSGGAKTEL, from the coding sequence ATGTCCTACCGGATACTGAAGGGCGTCGATGGATGGCGTGACCTTTTGATCCGGGCACTCGAGTACACGCGCAGCTTCGTTAACATCCTGGACCAGAAATCGCTGGAAATGTTGGGACTTTTGGAGCAGGAAATTGACGAGGGTAAGCGAACGGACAGTTACGTGAATCCCTACCGGGAACGTGCCAACGAATCTTCCAAGAGTAAGGAggccaagaagaagaagaaagccaACATCAAAAAGGGACCGCAGCTGTCGGGAGGAGCAAAGACTGAACTTTAA